The Catenuloplanes niger genome includes a window with the following:
- a CDS encoding flagellar motor switch protein FliM, translating to MSRRGGGTGPQPYDFRRPIKLSREHMRNLQMSFETYARSCGTLLTTRLRAVSQVGLLAIEQLTYEEYQTQLNNPTVLAVVTLEPLTGSILFEVPLSTAMASIDHLLGGPGGAQPERPLTDLEMPLLRGLIEKMLGELAYGLEAMVTVQPKLGAIEYNPQFVRTIAPGDAVVVTSFEIRVGSEESIASICIPFASILPVLEKPTEDVQLTPEERMSLLRAQSNLTTGLSLAPLDVAVRFAPIRMRTDDIVDLRPGDVVPLGHPVTVPLSVVVNDTVFAHAVPGTQGARLACLIVPSPKEDSRK from the coding sequence ATGTCGCGTCGCGGCGGAGGTACGGGGCCGCAGCCCTACGACTTCCGTCGCCCGATCAAGCTGTCCCGCGAGCACATGCGGAACCTGCAGATGTCCTTCGAGACGTATGCGCGCAGCTGCGGGACCCTGCTCACCACCCGGCTCCGGGCGGTCTCCCAGGTCGGCCTGCTCGCCATCGAGCAGCTCACCTACGAGGAGTACCAGACCCAGCTGAACAACCCGACCGTGCTGGCCGTGGTCACGCTGGAGCCGCTCACCGGCTCGATCCTGTTCGAGGTGCCGCTCAGCACCGCGATGGCCAGCATCGACCATCTGCTCGGCGGCCCCGGCGGCGCGCAGCCGGAACGCCCGCTGACCGATCTGGAGATGCCGCTGCTGCGCGGCCTGATCGAGAAGATGCTGGGCGAGCTCGCGTACGGCCTGGAGGCCATGGTCACGGTCCAGCCGAAGCTCGGCGCGATCGAGTACAACCCGCAGTTCGTCCGCACGATCGCCCCCGGTGACGCCGTGGTGGTCACGTCGTTCGAGATCCGGGTCGGCTCCGAGGAGTCGATCGCCAGCATCTGCATCCCGTTCGCGAGCATCCTGCCGGTGCTGGAGAAGCCGACCGAGGACGTGCAGCTGACGCCGGAGGAGCGGATGAGCCTGCTGCGCGCGCAGTCGAACCTCACCACCGGCCTGTCGCTCGCGCCGCTGGACGTGGCGGTGCGTTTCGCACCGATCCGCATGCGCACGGACGACATCGTCGACCTGCGCCCCGGCGACGTGGTGCCGCTCGGGCACCCGGTCACCGTCCCCCTCTCCGTCGTGGTCAACGACACCGTCTTCGCCCACGCCGTCCCCGGGACCCAGGGAGCGCGCCTCGCCTGCCTGATCGTGCCCTCGCCCAAGGAGGACTCCCGCAAATGA
- a CDS encoding flagellar basal body-associated FliL family protein: MAKDEKAAEGDAPKKGGKKKLLMIIIIAAVLLLGGGGGGAYMMLAGGSSEAEAAPEPEPGAIVALDPVTINLAAGHYLKVGIALQATATAAAEPDGSKALNLAIDQYTNVKVAELESAEGRAKLKEALTEKIKEAYEDEVMAIYYTTFVTQ, translated from the coding sequence ATGGCTAAGGACGAGAAGGCCGCCGAGGGCGACGCTCCCAAGAAGGGCGGCAAGAAGAAGCTCCTGATGATCATCATCATCGCGGCGGTACTGCTGCTCGGTGGCGGTGGCGGCGGCGCGTACATGATGCTGGCCGGCGGGTCGAGCGAGGCGGAGGCCGCACCGGAGCCGGAGCCGGGCGCGATCGTGGCGCTGGACCCGGTCACCATCAACCTGGCCGCCGGGCACTACCTCAAGGTCGGCATCGCGCTCCAGGCGACCGCGACCGCGGCCGCGGAGCCGGACGGCAGCAAGGCGCTCAACCTGGCGATCGACCAGTACACCAACGTGAAGGTCGCCGAGCTGGAGTCGGCCGAAGGTCGCGCCAAGCTCAAGGAGGCGCTGACCGAGAAGATCAAGGAAGCGTACGAGGACGAGGTCATGGCGATCTACTACACGACTTTCGTCACGCAATAA
- a CDS encoding OmpA/MotB family protein: MAKAAKPKKKGGHEEHEEHVNHERWLVSYADMLTLLFVLFVVLYSMSNVDKAKYAELAAGLKQGFGAESAALQGNISLLDGSATDASIMNINPGLAEEVSGVPKTATEDQIEQAVAASDRQKAAQDLAAAKAEAENLDKIKQQIDAELKKAGLQDQVKYSIDARGLIVTVVTNEVVFAGNKAELRPSGNKIIDSVVPALKKIPNNIEVDGHTNQLNVSAGDYPSGWELSSARASSVVRRLITDGISDKRLMANGFADTRPLIDPKDPRSVTMNRRVDVIILTTLPATQASLLPTVVGTK; the protein is encoded by the coding sequence ATGGCCAAGGCAGCCAAGCCCAAGAAGAAGGGCGGCCACGAGGAGCACGAGGAGCACGTCAACCACGAACGCTGGCTCGTCTCGTACGCGGACATGCTCACCCTGCTCTTCGTTCTGTTCGTGGTGCTCTACTCGATGAGCAACGTCGACAAGGCGAAGTACGCCGAGCTCGCGGCCGGCCTCAAGCAGGGTTTCGGTGCCGAGTCGGCCGCGCTGCAGGGGAACATCTCGCTGCTCGACGGCTCGGCCACGGACGCCAGCATCATGAATATCAACCCCGGCCTGGCCGAGGAGGTGTCCGGCGTCCCGAAGACCGCCACCGAGGACCAGATCGAGCAGGCGGTGGCCGCGTCCGACCGGCAGAAGGCCGCGCAGGACCTGGCGGCCGCCAAGGCCGAGGCGGAGAACCTCGACAAGATCAAGCAGCAGATCGACGCCGAGCTGAAGAAGGCCGGCCTGCAGGATCAGGTCAAGTACTCGATCGACGCGCGCGGCCTGATCGTCACCGTGGTCACCAACGAGGTCGTGTTCGCCGGCAACAAGGCGGAGCTGCGGCCCAGCGGCAACAAGATCATTGACTCGGTGGTCCCGGCGCTGAAGAAGATCCCGAACAACATCGAGGTCGACGGCCACACGAATCAGCTCAACGTGTCGGCCGGCGACTACCCGAGCGGCTGGGAGCTCTCCTCGGCCCGCGCGTCGTCGGTGGTCCGGCGGCTGATCACGGACGGCATCTCGGACAAGCGCCTGATGGCGAACGGCTTCGCGGACACCCGCCCGCTGATCGACCCGAAGGACCCGCGCTCGGTGACCATGAACCGCCGGGTCGACGTCATCATCCTGACCACCCTTCCGGCCACCCAGGCAAGCCTTCTGCCCACGGTCGTCGGCACCAAGTAA
- a CDS encoding motility protein A, with product MDIATIVGVVASLIIVFVVQALEGGHASSIILLPSMLLVFGGGLGAAMAGGILKDTTGLGASLQKAFLAKVVASDKLVEDVVKLAERARREGLLALEDAVKEVPHPFLKRGLQLAIDGTDPEELHDILHAEITAKKKADKAGIKMFENMGGFAPTIGIIGTVMGLVHVLENLDKPEGLGHAIAAAFVATLWGVLSANLLWLPIGNRLTRLSALEVDQMELTIEGVLAIQSGSNPRLVAQKLRSLLPPGGKPAADDKGKKAA from the coding sequence ATGGACATCGCGACGATTGTCGGTGTAGTCGCCTCGCTCATCATCGTCTTCGTCGTGCAGGCGCTCGAAGGCGGCCACGCGAGCTCGATCATCCTGCTCCCGTCGATGCTCCTGGTGTTCGGCGGCGGCCTCGGCGCGGCCATGGCCGGCGGCATCCTGAAGGACACGACCGGGCTCGGCGCCTCGCTCCAGAAGGCGTTCCTGGCCAAGGTCGTCGCCTCGGACAAGCTGGTCGAGGACGTCGTCAAGCTGGCCGAGCGCGCTCGCCGCGAGGGCCTGCTGGCGCTGGAGGACGCGGTCAAGGAGGTGCCGCACCCGTTCCTGAAGCGCGGCCTGCAGCTGGCGATCGACGGCACCGACCCGGAGGAGCTGCACGACATCCTGCACGCCGAGATCACCGCCAAGAAGAAGGCGGACAAGGCCGGGATCAAGATGTTCGAGAACATGGGCGGCTTCGCCCCGACGATCGGCATCATCGGCACGGTCATGGGCCTGGTGCACGTGCTGGAGAACCTGGACAAACCCGAGGGCCTCGGCCACGCGATCGCCGCGGCGTTCGTCGCGACGCTGTGGGGCGTGCTCAGCGCGAACCTCCTCTGGCTGCCGATCGGCAACCGGCTCACCCGGCTCAGCGCGCTGGAGGTCGACCAGATGGAACTGACCATCGAGGGCGTGCTGGCCATCCAGTCCGGTTCCAACCCGCGCCTGGTCGCCCAGAAGCTGCGCAGCCTGCTCCCGCCGGGCGGCAAGCCGGCCGCGGACGACAAGGGCAAGAAGGCCGCCTGA
- a CDS encoding flagellar FlbD family protein — translation MILVTRLNGTVFALNPDLVERADCTPDTVVTLVDGTKYIISESVPEFIDLIMGYRAGLIAKAQRLDSTPHQLLDDEPDHSDPDPEKTAKVLPLHRKDR, via the coding sequence GTGATCCTGGTTACCCGCCTGAACGGCACGGTGTTCGCCTTGAACCCCGATCTCGTCGAGCGTGCGGACTGCACGCCCGACACCGTCGTCACCCTGGTCGACGGCACCAAGTACATCATCTCCGAATCGGTGCCCGAGTTCATCGACCTGATCATGGGATACCGCGCCGGCCTCATCGCCAAGGCGCAGCGCCTCGACTCCACTCCGCACCAGCTGCTCGACGACGAGCCCGACCACTCTGACCCTGACCCGGAAAAGACCGCGAAGGTCCTTCCGCTCCACCGAAAGGACCGTTGA
- a CDS encoding flagellar hook protein FlgE translates to MLRSLFSGIGGLRVHQQMMDITGNNIANVNTAGFKSSNAVFQDTLSQMVRSAGSPQDTAGGTNPAQIGLGVKLAGINTNFSQGSAQTTGRSTDLMIQGDGMFAVKNGNETMYTRAGSFSFDTQGNMVTVGGQKVMGWQATDGQVDANGAIEPIKLPLGQTIAPKETDTVTLTGNLSAEAATTDPAIELPISVFTETGATESLTLSFTKTGDDAWSVELPNGGGTATINFTDGVPTTPTITLGDYTVDVSKMTEYSGKTNPKLNQVDGNASGTLASYNISQTGEIVGVFTNGMKSTLGQVALANFNNVGGLEKVGDSMYRTTVNSGMAQVGTPSDSGLGTLSSGMLEMSNVDLASEFTNLVIAQRGFQANSRIITTSDQILEELVNIKR, encoded by the coding sequence ATGCTGCGTTCGCTGTTCTCGGGAATCGGCGGTCTCCGTGTCCACCAGCAGATGATGGACATCACGGGCAACAACATTGCCAACGTGAACACGGCTGGATTCAAGTCCAGTAACGCCGTATTCCAGGACACGCTCAGCCAGATGGTTCGCTCAGCCGGCTCACCGCAGGACACGGCTGGCGGGACAAACCCCGCTCAGATCGGACTCGGCGTGAAGCTCGCCGGCATCAACACCAACTTCTCGCAGGGTTCCGCGCAGACCACCGGTCGGAGCACGGACCTGATGATCCAGGGCGACGGCATGTTCGCGGTGAAGAACGGCAACGAGACCATGTACACCCGTGCTGGCTCGTTCTCGTTCGACACGCAGGGCAACATGGTCACGGTCGGTGGCCAGAAGGTGATGGGCTGGCAGGCGACGGACGGCCAGGTCGACGCCAACGGCGCGATCGAGCCGATCAAGCTGCCGCTCGGCCAGACCATCGCGCCGAAGGAAACCGACACCGTGACGCTGACCGGCAACCTCTCCGCGGAGGCGGCCACCACCGACCCCGCGATCGAGCTGCCGATCAGCGTGTTCACGGAGACCGGCGCGACCGAGAGCCTGACGCTCAGCTTCACGAAGACCGGCGACGACGCGTGGAGCGTCGAGCTGCCGAACGGCGGAGGCACCGCGACGATCAACTTCACCGACGGTGTCCCCACCACTCCCACGATCACGCTCGGCGACTACACCGTCGACGTCAGCAAGATGACCGAGTACAGCGGCAAGACCAACCCGAAGCTGAACCAGGTGGACGGTAACGCGTCGGGCACGCTGGCCTCGTACAACATCTCGCAGACCGGTGAGATCGTGGGTGTCTTCACGAACGGCATGAAGTCGACCCTGGGTCAGGTCGCGCTGGCGAACTTCAACAACGTCGGCGGCCTGGAGAAGGTCGGAGACTCGATGTACCGGACCACGGTGAACTCCGGCATGGCGCAGGTGGGCACGCCGTCCGACAGCGGACTCGGCACGCTCTCCAGCGGCATGCTCGAGATGTCGAACGTCGACCTCGCCAGCGAGTTCACCAACCTGGTCATCGCCCAGCGCGGTTTCCAGGCGAACTCCCGGATCATCACCACCTCCGACCAGATCCTCGAGGAGCTGGTCAACATCAAGCGGTAA
- a CDS encoding flagellar hook assembly protein FlgD, with protein MTTGAVGGSGYTNINDVLGKTNQEAAKSSNKLDQDTFLKLLVAQMKYQDPSNPADATQFLTQTAQFTQVEKLGAIADSVAKLDTLASGQASMLQSQLMLGASNLIGKTVTAKDPAGGADITGVVTSATFGGSTPTLKIGDKDVALSDVKDVRQAAKPS; from the coding sequence ATGACCACGGGCGCCGTAGGCGGGTCCGGATATACCAACATCAACGACGTTCTGGGCAAGACGAACCAGGAGGCCGCGAAGTCGAGCAACAAGCTCGACCAGGACACGTTCCTGAAGCTGCTGGTGGCGCAGATGAAGTATCAGGATCCGAGCAATCCGGCGGACGCCACGCAGTTCCTCACCCAGACCGCGCAGTTCACGCAGGTGGAGAAACTCGGCGCGATCGCCGACAGCGTGGCGAAACTGGACACGCTGGCGAGCGGGCAGGCATCGATGCTGCAGAGCCAGCTGATGCTGGGCGCCAGCAATCTGATCGGGAAGACCGTGACCGCTAAAGATCCCGCCGGGGGTGCCGACATTACTGGTGTCGTCACGTCGGCGACATTTGGTGGCAGCACCCCGACGCTGAAAATCGGGGACAAGGATGTAGCGCTGTCAGACGTCAAGGATGTTCGTCAGGCCGCGAAGCCCAGCTAA
- a CDS encoding flagellar hook-length control protein FliK — protein sequence MTNPMSINASNATSKTNASGNAAKRPGGDADAFSSMLATEVDSKQPEAQRPQTQRQNDRSTERRDHDAARPPRDSRLDREARDTREVRNPRNTRDARETRDARETRDVRETRDVRETRDVRETRDARAPRESREARETDGPREARAAGETGRTGEPGAAEGTEKTAEVSTPDEDTAASAGDAQKPATAPMDAATALLASVIPASPAPAGAATASVTAAATGQNAQTGQAVAIAAGVPGLAQAAGPAAGTAPTTINPAEGTETGVPLPAGFTPVADGETVALPGALAPAEAQATAAPAVPADAAPGTVPADATGTADPAAATVPTTTPATGQDAAAGDGGQGGDASGNAAPAVPATPLETAPDGTAAGPQAAPAPGPDPARTAARPAGAPDPALAAGAIAQPTAPAPAAPVTAVTPAPAYAGTPNTPPAQQVAMHIAPLKLEADGIHRLTVHLHPVDLGPVSVVAEIRNGDINVQLSGGTEAGREALRNSMNDLRRELQDAGFGNTNLDLSSGTPQQNADAYQRQFALRNQNRGGYGGGDASAAAEPAAAPAGASRGFFTDRGGTRRVDTTA from the coding sequence ATGACCAACCCGATGTCCATCAACGCGTCGAACGCCACGTCGAAGACCAACGCCTCCGGCAACGCCGCCAAGCGGCCCGGCGGCGACGCCGACGCGTTCTCCTCGATGCTGGCCACCGAGGTGGACTCGAAGCAGCCGGAGGCGCAGCGCCCGCAGACCCAGCGACAGAACGACCGCTCCACCGAGCGCCGTGACCACGACGCGGCCCGGCCGCCGCGGGACAGCCGCCTCGACCGCGAGGCGCGCGACACACGCGAGGTCCGCAACCCCCGGAACACCCGCGACGCCCGGGAGACCCGCGACGCCCGGGAGACCCGCGACGTGCGGGAAACCCGGGACGTGCGGGAAACCCGGGACGTGCGGGAAACCCGGGACGCACGCGCCCCGCGCGAGAGCCGGGAGGCGCGGGAGACCGACGGCCCCCGGGAGGCGCGCGCGGCCGGCGAGACCGGACGGACCGGTGAGCCGGGGGCGGCCGAGGGCACCGAGAAGACCGCCGAGGTTTCGACGCCGGACGAGGACACCGCCGCGTCGGCGGGTGACGCGCAGAAGCCGGCCACCGCGCCGATGGACGCCGCCACCGCGCTGCTCGCGTCCGTGATCCCGGCCTCGCCCGCACCGGCCGGCGCCGCCACCGCCTCGGTCACCGCGGCCGCGACCGGACAGAACGCGCAGACCGGGCAGGCCGTGGCGATCGCCGCGGGCGTCCCCGGGCTCGCCCAGGCGGCCGGTCCGGCCGCCGGCACCGCGCCCACCACGATCAACCCCGCCGAGGGTACGGAGACCGGCGTGCCGCTGCCGGCCGGCTTCACGCCGGTGGCCGACGGCGAGACCGTCGCGCTGCCCGGTGCGCTCGCACCGGCCGAGGCGCAGGCCACGGCCGCACCGGCGGTCCCGGCCGACGCGGCGCCCGGCACCGTGCCGGCGGACGCCACCGGCACCGCCGACCCGGCGGCCGCGACCGTCCCCACCACCACGCCGGCCACCGGCCAGGACGCCGCGGCCGGCGACGGCGGGCAGGGCGGCGACGCGTCCGGGAACGCGGCTCCGGCCGTACCCGCGACGCCCCTGGAGACCGCACCGGACGGAACCGCCGCCGGGCCGCAGGCCGCGCCCGCGCCGGGTCCGGACCCCGCGCGCACCGCGGCGCGGCCGGCCGGCGCGCCGGACCCGGCGCTGGCCGCGGGTGCGATCGCGCAGCCCACCGCGCCGGCACCGGCCGCACCGGTCACCGCGGTCACGCCGGCACCGGCCTACGCCGGCACGCCGAACACGCCGCCGGCCCAGCAGGTCGCGATGCACATCGCACCGCTGAAGCTGGAGGCGGACGGCATCCACCGGCTCACCGTGCACCTGCACCCGGTCGACCTCGGCCCGGTGAGCGTGGTGGCGGAGATCCGGAACGGCGACATCAACGTGCAACTGTCCGGCGGCACCGAGGCCGGCCGGGAGGCGCTGCGCAACTCGATGAACGACCTGCGCCGGGAACTGCAGGACGCCGGGTTCGGCAACACCAACCTGGACCTCAGCTCGGGGACGCCGCAGCAGAACGCGGACGCGTACCAGCGGCAGTTCGCGCTGCGCAACCAGAACCGGGGCGGCTACGGCGGCGGCGACGCGTCCGCCGCCGCGGAGCCGGCCGCCGCGCCGGCCGGGGCCTCGCGCGGCTTCTTCACCGACCGCGGCGGCACCCGCCGGGTCGACACCACGGCCTAA
- a CDS encoding transglycosylase SLT domain-containing protein has product MTVSTTRTTTASGAGFASALTAATGSSPATNGATGAGIVEAAKKYLGVPYVFGSTNPDKGLDCSSLVQRAYSDMGVKLPRIAADQAKVGTAVQNLAQAEPGDILAFNRPVDHVGIYLGDNKMIAAPKPGDHVKIQKVYETPSTIRRVIDDPAAATPVPAAAVSGLRAAALGTSASLSGVPYADLFTQAAAKHGVPAKLLAAVAKVESGYNPRAVSPAGAQGLMQLMPSTARGLGVDNAFDPKQAIEGAAKLLKSNLREFKSLDLALAAYNAGGGAVKKYDGIPPFAETQAYVPKVKAALAALG; this is encoded by the coding sequence GTGACGGTCAGCACCACCCGCACCACCACCGCGAGCGGCGCCGGCTTCGCGTCCGCGCTCACCGCGGCCACCGGGTCCTCGCCGGCCACGAACGGCGCCACCGGCGCCGGCATCGTCGAGGCAGCGAAGAAGTACCTCGGCGTCCCGTACGTGTTCGGCAGCACCAATCCGGACAAGGGCCTGGACTGCTCGTCTCTCGTGCAACGCGCCTATTCCGACATGGGCGTCAAGCTTCCGCGCATCGCGGCCGACCAGGCGAAGGTCGGCACCGCGGTGCAGAACCTCGCGCAGGCCGAGCCGGGTGACATCCTGGCGTTCAACCGGCCGGTGGACCACGTCGGCATCTACCTCGGCGACAACAAGATGATCGCCGCGCCGAAGCCGGGTGACCACGTCAAGATCCAGAAGGTGTACGAGACGCCCAGCACGATCCGCCGGGTGATCGACGACCCGGCCGCCGCCACGCCGGTCCCGGCCGCCGCGGTGTCCGGGCTGCGGGCCGCCGCGCTCGGCACCAGCGCGTCGCTGAGCGGTGTGCCGTACGCGGACCTGTTCACGCAGGCCGCGGCGAAGCACGGCGTGCCGGCGAAGTTGCTGGCCGCGGTCGCGAAGGTGGAGTCGGGCTACAACCCGAGGGCGGTCAGCCCGGCCGGTGCGCAGGGCCTGATGCAGCTGATGCCGTCGACCGCGCGCGGTCTCGGCGTCGACAACGCGTTCGACCCGAAGCAGGCCATCGAGGGGGCGGCCAAGCTGCTGAAGTCGAACCTCCGGGAGTTCAAGTCGCTCGACCTGGCGCTGGCCGCCTACAACGCGGGCGGCGGTGCGGTGAAGAAGTACGACGGGATCCCGCCGTTCGCGGAGACCCAGGCGTACGTGCCGAAGGTGAAGGCCGCGCTGGCCGCGCTCGGCTGA
- a CDS encoding cell envelope biogenesis protein TolA: MMNRRHFRLAPVLRARQAQEDAAKGGLVRARSAERDAQDLAKRASLDLVGAEAPTEGTARAIVAALVARQALAANLAAAEAKVVEAGEITALQQQLLADAAKKRRAVERLAERHAEARKAHEMATDQKAIDELAVTNGQRASARGASA, translated from the coding sequence ATGATGAACCGCCGCCACTTCCGACTCGCACCGGTGCTCCGCGCTCGACAGGCGCAGGAAGACGCGGCGAAGGGCGGACTCGTCCGCGCCAGATCCGCCGAGCGCGATGCTCAGGACCTGGCGAAGCGGGCCTCGCTCGACCTGGTCGGCGCGGAGGCGCCGACCGAGGGCACCGCCCGGGCGATCGTCGCCGCCCTGGTGGCCCGGCAGGCGCTCGCCGCCAACCTGGCCGCCGCGGAGGCGAAGGTCGTCGAGGCCGGCGAGATCACGGCACTGCAGCAGCAGCTGCTCGCGGACGCCGCCAAGAAGCGGCGTGCGGTGGAGCGGCTGGCCGAGCGGCATGCCGAGGCTCGCAAGGCCCACGAGATGGCAACCGACCAGAAGGCGATCGACGAACTGGCCGTGACGAACGGCCAGCGGGCTTCGGCCCGGGGAGCCAGTGCGTGA
- a CDS encoding FliI/YscN family ATPase, which translates to MSTSTLRSRLSSAVRAAKPMAVGEVTGAVGLRVTVSGIGARVGDLLQIGGDDEPILAEVVALEGERLSCLPLGPITGIGTGAPVVNTGAPLQVPVGPDLRGRVLDGLGRPMDGGPPLRGERVSIDAVPPSALARQTVDRPMPLGVRVLDTLIPLGRGQRMGIFAGSGVGKSSLMSMITRGCDCEIAVIGLIGERGREVREFLERDLGPEGLARSVVVIATGDQPPLVRLRAAFVATRMAEWFRDSGSDVLLMMDSVTRTAMAQREVGLSVGEPPATRGYPPSVFGMMASLLERAGPGAIGSITALYTVLVEGDDHNEPIADAARGILDGHIVLDRKLATSGHFPAIEALESISRVANVVTTPEQRALATRLRRLLAAHRDVRELVEIGAYVPGTNPDADLANAMWPQILAFLRQSLDEPTPVEHSWALLNSLLNADSLPIEGRS; encoded by the coding sequence GTGAGCACGTCGACACTGCGAAGCCGGCTCAGCTCGGCGGTGCGCGCGGCGAAACCGATGGCGGTCGGCGAGGTCACCGGCGCGGTCGGCCTGCGCGTCACGGTCAGCGGCATCGGCGCCCGCGTCGGTGACCTGCTGCAGATCGGCGGCGACGACGAGCCGATCCTGGCCGAGGTGGTCGCGCTGGAGGGTGAGCGGCTCAGCTGCCTGCCGCTGGGCCCGATCACCGGCATCGGCACCGGCGCCCCGGTGGTGAACACCGGGGCCCCGCTGCAGGTGCCGGTCGGGCCCGACCTGCGCGGCCGGGTGCTGGACGGGCTGGGCCGGCCGATGGACGGCGGCCCGCCGCTGCGCGGTGAGCGGGTCAGCATCGACGCGGTGCCACCGTCCGCGCTGGCCCGGCAGACCGTGGACCGCCCGATGCCGCTCGGCGTGCGGGTGCTGGACACGCTGATCCCGCTCGGCCGGGGCCAGCGGATGGGCATCTTCGCCGGTTCCGGCGTCGGCAAGTCCTCACTGATGAGCATGATCACCCGCGGCTGCGACTGCGAGATCGCGGTGATCGGGCTGATCGGCGAGCGCGGCCGGGAGGTGCGCGAGTTCCTGGAGCGCGACCTGGGTCCGGAGGGCCTGGCGCGGTCCGTGGTGGTGATCGCGACCGGTGACCAGCCGCCGCTGGTGCGGCTGCGGGCCGCGTTCGTGGCGACCCGGATGGCGGAGTGGTTCCGGGACTCCGGCAGCGACGTGCTGCTGATGATGGACAGCGTCACGCGTACCGCGATGGCGCAGCGCGAGGTCGGCCTGTCGGTCGGCGAGCCGCCGGCCACCCGCGGTTACCCGCCGTCGGTCTTCGGCATGATGGCGTCGCTGCTGGAACGCGCCGGCCCGGGCGCGATCGGCAGCATCACCGCGCTCTACACGGTGCTGGTCGAGGGCGACGACCACAACGAGCCGATCGCGGACGCGGCGCGCGGCATCCTGGACGGCCACATCGTGCTGGACCGCAAGCTCGCGACGTCCGGGCACTTCCCGGCGATCGAGGCGCTGGAGTCGATCTCCCGGGTGGCGAACGTGGTCACCACGCCGGAGCAGCGCGCGCTGGCCACCCGGCTGCGCCGGCTGCTGGCCGCGCACCGGGACGTGCGGGAGCTGGTCGAGATCGGCGCGTACGTCCCCGGCACCAACCCGGACGCGGACCTGGCCAACGCCATGTGGCCGCAGATCCTCGCGTTCCTCCGGCAGAGCCTGGACGAGCCCACCCCGGTCGAGCACTCCTGGGCTTTGCTGAATTCCCTACTGAACGCCGACAGCCTGCCGATTGAAGGAAGGTCATGA
- a CDS encoding FliH/SctL family protein: MSSSPDPVIRAENAGHVAAARFDIDLRHEAPVPAEAVERARTAARTAGYAEGWAQGQQAAAVAAHAARDQAEAAHRVHEARREAALASAVAAIGAAVARLDARIVPTLADLQETVLACALELAEAVIGRELATAQNGGLDAIHRALAMAPPTGDVRVRLHPNDYQNLLTTATGGEFTYEGRVIRMQPDPGLQPGDAVAECGPTTIDATIAAAMARVREVLDL, translated from the coding sequence ATGAGCTCATCGCCTGACCCGGTCATCCGGGCCGAGAACGCCGGTCACGTCGCGGCCGCGCGGTTCGACATCGACCTGCGCCACGAGGCGCCGGTGCCGGCCGAGGCGGTGGAACGGGCCCGGACCGCGGCCCGCACCGCCGGCTACGCCGAGGGCTGGGCGCAGGGCCAGCAGGCCGCCGCGGTCGCCGCGCACGCCGCGCGCGATCAGGCCGAGGCCGCGCACCGCGTGCACGAGGCCAGGCGGGAGGCCGCGCTGGCCTCCGCGGTGGCCGCGATCGGCGCGGCCGTGGCCCGGCTGGACGCGCGGATCGTCCCGACCCTCGCCGACCTGCAGGAGACCGTGCTGGCCTGCGCGCTGGAACTGGCCGAGGCGGTGATCGGCCGGGAGCTGGCGACGGCGCAGAACGGCGGGCTGGACGCGATCCACCGCGCGCTCGCGATGGCGCCGCCGACCGGCGACGTCCGGGTCCGGCTGCACCCGAACGATTACCAAAACCTGCTGACCACCGCTACCGGTGGCGAGTTCACTTATGAGGGCCGGGTGATCCGGATGCAACCCGATCCGGGCCTGCAGCCGGGCGACGCGGTCGCCGAATGCGGTCCCACGACGATCGACGCCACCATCGCGGCCGCGATGGCCCGGGTGAGGGAGGTGCTGGACCTGTGA